The genomic stretch GATAAAAAGTATAACCCATTTTCTTTATAAAGTGTTTGCAATCCTGCTGAGATAAAATTTGTCCGCTGTTAAATGCATCTATAAAAAACGGTCTTGAATCACTGCGGTACTTGAGCAGAAAATGCCCGGGAAAACCGACGCCGTCTACGGGAAGGTTTAACCTCCTGGCTAAAAAAAGATAAATCGCCGACAAGCTGATCGGGATGCCGGTCTGACGGTCCAGGACTTTGTTAATGTAACTATTCTCGGGTTCATAGTAAGACTTTTCATTGCCGCGAAAACCCTTTTCCTCAAAAAGGAAATGGTTGATCACCTTCACTTTATCTCTATCCTCATCGACCCCATAAACTCTCTGTTCAGCCTCTAGCGCCAGTCCGTCGATCTTATTTACATACTGCTGAATATTTAATTCTGGATATTCGATTTTGGCTAAAATGAAACACGCGCCCTCAAGATCGAAGTCTGATTCGCAATTGAGTTTTTTGAAATCCTGCGCCAACTGCTCCAACCGGAAATTCTCGAGCAGCGCCTGCGCCGCAATCCGGGTTCTGCCGTCGGAATCGCTAAAGGCAACCTGTCTTAAAGTTTGTTGCGCCGGCACGCCAAATTCCAGTAACTTTTGCTGCGCGATATTCTTTACTTTTAGATCATCATCACCCAGAAGTGTGATCAGCGCATTGATTTCTCGCTCTTGTTTACTCATTGCACATTTTGTGACTCTTTAAAATCCATCAAAGTTTTTTTCTGAATTGTAGTTTCTCGAAGCGATTCTCTGTACCGTTTATCAA from candidate division KSB1 bacterium encodes the following:
- a CDS encoding transglutaminase family protein; the encoded protein is MSKQEREINALITLLGDDDLKVKNIAQQKLLEFGVPAQQTLRQVAFSDSDGRTRIAAQALLENFRLEQLAQDFKKLNCESDFDLEGACFILAKIEYPELNIQQYVNKIDGLALEAEQRVYGVDEDRDKVKVINHFLFEEKGFRGNEKSYYEPENSYINKVLDRQTGIPISLSAIYLFLARRLNLPVDGVGFPGHFLLKYRSDSRPFFIDAFNSGQILSQQDCKHFIKKMGYTFYPYYLDTSESRDILARMIRNLVLIFLQKNQQNKIDTLERIFSEFVMN